One Malania oleifera isolate guangnan ecotype guangnan chromosome 9, ASM2987363v1, whole genome shotgun sequence DNA segment encodes these proteins:
- the LOC131163671 gene encoding protein MAINTENANCE OF PSII UNDER HIGH LIGHT 1 — protein MACAASQAMASANSCVFSSPKFRINHIHPKKRTRGLFTVRASSVDSDCNTEECAPDKEVGKVSLEWIAEDKTKVVGTYPPRNRGWTGYVEKDTAGQTNIYSVEPAVYVAESAISSGTAGSSADGSENTAAVAAGIALVSIAAASSILLQVGKNPPQMQTMEYSGPSLSYYIKKFKPPEIIQALAPTVSETSQNQVESGDQPDSSTVSINVVS, from the exons ATGGCTTGTGCCGCTTCCCAAGCGATGGCATCTGCCAATTCCTGCGTTTTTTCATCTCCCAAATTCCGTATAAACCATATTCACCCCAAGAAGCGCACTCGCGGCCTCTTCACTGTCAGAGCTTCCTCCGTTGATTCCGACTGCAACACTGAAGAATGCGCCCCTGATAAGGAG GTTGGGAAAGTGAGCTTGGAGTGGATAGCTGAGGATAAGACCAAAGTTGTGGGTACATACCCCCCTCGCAACCGAGGTTGGACAGGTTATGTTGAGAAGGACACTGCAGGACAAACAAACATATACTCAGTTGAG CCTGCAGTATATGTAGCAGAAAGTGCAATCAGCTCTGGCACTGCAGGTTCTTCTGCAGATGGGTCAGAGAACACGGCTGCAGTAGCTGCTGGCATTGCCCTCGTCAGCATAGCCGCAGCTTCATCAATACTTCTCCAAGTTGGTAAGAACCCACCACAGATGCAGACAATGGAGTACTCAGGGCCATCTCTTAGTTACTACATCAAGAAGTTCAAGCCGCCAGAAATAATCCAAGCCTTGGCACCAACTGTTAGTGAAACTTCCCAGAATCAGGTTGAATCAGGAGATCAGCCAGATTCTTCTACTGTTAGTATCAATGTTGTTTCCTAG